The following proteins are encoded in a genomic region of Mycolicibacterium rutilum:
- a CDS encoding helix-turn-helix transcriptional regulator translates to MTGTYSQVLGSTASIETRAHEMLDVLAGRAPSSASAICLWDPIARRHVTVANHGYPEPVMTHLNTWFISHDPLFDSMRRRDSGALRWRDFPDYRSTYSVTGVFTPAGFDEGLSARLVTADGTYAGTIHVNCDDPRYPTDDDVVEINALRRQMAEQLDFCLRPRMVAELLAPGAQAWAVDDAGSAHLLRLGDEFDAALEETLIAEIARAVHGLGAHLRPEATRWHDGSSWLYVRHISTPARYRGDSLNGLMLVRRAELPCGITARELDVLTLAAYGLTNNQIAARLFISARTAGHHVENAAVKLGATNRASCVSSAMSWGLVSGRVLADPNVAETRRPA, encoded by the coding sequence ATGACAGGCACATACTCGCAGGTGCTCGGAAGTACCGCCAGCATCGAGACTCGCGCACACGAGATGCTCGACGTGCTGGCCGGCCGTGCGCCGTCGTCGGCGTCGGCGATCTGCCTGTGGGATCCCATCGCGCGCCGCCACGTCACCGTCGCCAATCATGGCTACCCGGAACCCGTGATGACGCACCTCAACACCTGGTTCATCAGCCACGACCCGTTGTTCGACTCGATGCGTCGGCGTGATTCGGGTGCGTTGCGGTGGCGGGACTTCCCCGACTACCGCAGCACCTACTCGGTGACCGGCGTGTTCACCCCCGCCGGATTCGACGAAGGCCTCTCGGCGCGACTGGTCACCGCCGACGGCACCTACGCGGGCACCATCCACGTCAACTGCGACGACCCGCGGTACCCCACCGACGACGACGTCGTCGAGATCAACGCACTGCGCCGTCAGATGGCCGAACAACTCGACTTCTGCCTGCGGCCGCGGATGGTCGCCGAACTGCTGGCACCCGGCGCCCAGGCGTGGGCGGTCGACGACGCGGGCAGCGCCCACCTGCTGCGGTTGGGCGACGAGTTCGACGCGGCGCTCGAGGAGACACTGATCGCCGAGATCGCGCGCGCTGTACACGGATTGGGCGCGCACCTGCGGCCGGAGGCGACGCGCTGGCACGACGGCTCGTCCTGGCTGTACGTCCGGCACATCTCGACGCCGGCGCGGTATCGGGGCGACAGCCTCAACGGCCTCATGCTGGTGCGCAGGGCCGAACTGCCGTGCGGGATCACCGCACGCGAACTCGATGTGCTGACGCTGGCCGCCTACGGCTTGACCAACAATCAGATCGCGGCACGACTGTTCATCAGCGCCCGCACCGCCGGCCACCACGTCGAGAACGCCGCCGTGAAACTCGGCGCCACCAACCGGGCGTCCTGTGTGTCGTCGGCGATGTCGTGGGGCCTGGTGTCGGGCCGCGTGCTGGCCGACCCGAACGTCGCCGAGACGCGCCGGCCGGCCTGA
- a CDS encoding FAD-dependent monooxygenase — protein MRVLISGASIAGPVLAYWLTEYGFDVTVVERAPTLRKTGGHAIDLFRPAMEISERMGLLTTIERYATGTAVLNAHRPWAARPAHIDNLKLLSTISDRHVEIMRDDLSEIYYDATKDDVDYRFGDQLTAIGDDGSVTFARQQADRFDVVVGADGLHSGVRRIVFGEDVPQRFLGGYLSVVSVPRSLARDGEMTAYFESHRVALLYTADHLDDARAVFLFRPRQPLDFDHRDTARQQAQLLDALGGMSAEVDRWLQEVHTTQAFYFDAITQLEMATWSRGRVTLVGDAGYCPGPAVGGSTSLAVYGAYVLATELARADGDHTRAFAAYERFMMPSVISSRSLACTNARTIVPGNNWGIAAFVGLARLISILPKRVTQSVARLNRRGIRLYETMPLP, from the coding sequence ATGCGCGTTCTGATCTCGGGAGCCAGCATCGCCGGACCGGTGCTGGCCTACTGGCTGACCGAGTACGGATTCGACGTCACAGTGGTGGAGCGCGCGCCCACCCTGCGCAAGACCGGCGGCCACGCGATCGACCTGTTCCGTCCCGCGATGGAGATCTCCGAACGCATGGGACTGCTGACCACGATCGAGCGCTACGCCACCGGGACCGCGGTGCTCAACGCGCACCGGCCGTGGGCTGCGCGCCCGGCGCACATCGACAACCTCAAGCTGCTGAGCACCATCTCCGACCGGCACGTCGAGATCATGCGCGACGACCTCAGCGAAATTTATTACGACGCAACCAAAGACGACGTCGACTACCGGTTCGGAGACCAGCTCACGGCCATCGGCGACGACGGCTCCGTGACGTTCGCCCGCCAGCAGGCCGACCGGTTCGACGTGGTGGTCGGCGCCGACGGTCTGCACTCGGGGGTCCGCCGGATCGTGTTCGGCGAGGACGTCCCCCAGCGATTCCTCGGCGGCTATCTGTCGGTGGTGTCGGTGCCACGGTCGCTGGCCCGCGACGGCGAGATGACCGCCTACTTCGAATCCCACCGCGTCGCGCTGCTCTACACCGCCGACCATCTCGACGACGCGCGGGCGGTGTTCCTGTTCCGGCCGCGGCAGCCGCTGGACTTCGACCACCGCGACACCGCGCGGCAGCAGGCACAACTCCTCGATGCGCTGGGCGGGATGTCCGCCGAAGTGGACCGCTGGTTGCAGGAGGTCCACACCACGCAGGCGTTCTACTTCGATGCCATCACGCAGTTGGAGATGGCGACGTGGTCGCGGGGGCGGGTGACGCTCGTCGGCGACGCCGGCTACTGCCCGGGTCCTGCCGTCGGCGGCAGCACCAGCCTGGCGGTGTACGGCGCGTACGTCCTGGCGACCGAACTGGCGCGCGCCGACGGCGACCACACCAGAGCGTTCGCCGCCTACGAACGTTTCATGATGCCGTCGGTGATCAGCAGCCGATCACTGGCATGCACCAACGCTCGCACGATCGTGCCCGGAAACAACTGGGGTATCGCCGCTTTCGTCGGACTGGCCCGGCTGATCTCGATCCTCCCGAAGCGCGTGACGCAGTCCGTGGCGCGGCTCAACCGACGGGGCATCAGGCTCTACGAGACGATGCCGCTGCCGTAA
- a CDS encoding pyridoxamine 5'-phosphate oxidase family protein: protein MALSKDEREQFLAEPHTAALSVSAGDKRGPLTVPVWYQYSPGAEPWVLTGDGSRKHRLIESQGEFTLMVQRLEPTVRYVAVDGPVSRIEPATDDRLVEVTKRYLPPDKVDGYLEMARREHGPSVVIFMRPEHWLSADLGGF from the coding sequence ATGGCCCTGTCCAAGGACGAACGCGAACAATTTCTCGCCGAACCCCACACCGCCGCGCTCTCGGTCAGCGCCGGTGACAAGCGCGGTCCGCTGACCGTGCCCGTCTGGTACCAGTACAGCCCCGGCGCCGAACCCTGGGTGCTCACCGGCGACGGCTCACGCAAACACCGACTCATCGAGTCGCAAGGTGAGTTCACGCTGATGGTCCAACGACTCGAACCGACGGTGCGCTACGTGGCGGTCGACGGCCCGGTGAGCCGGATCGAACCGGCCACCGACGACCGTCTCGTCGAGGTGACCAAACGCTATCTGCCGCCTGACAAGGTCGACGGCTACTTGGAGATGGCGCGCCGCGAGCACGGCCCGAGCGTGGTGATCTTCATGCGGCCCGAGCACTGGCTCTCGGCCGACCTCGGCGGCTTCTGA
- a CDS encoding TetR/AcrR family transcriptional regulator: MTRAPSETRQRIQHAARELFTERGVQRTSLQDIASRLGITKPALYYHFDSREELIRSILQPLIDDGEAFVTAHEKRRGPKRASPRELLEGFFDYHYKHRADLVLVVSELTALSELGLVDRMLAWRERLTRLLFGARPTLEQSTRAIIALGGLQDCCLQFPDADRDQLRRATVDGAMAALGL, from the coding sequence GTGACGCGGGCACCGTCGGAGACTCGGCAGCGGATCCAGCACGCCGCGCGCGAACTGTTCACCGAACGAGGCGTGCAGCGCACCAGCCTGCAGGACATCGCGAGCCGGCTGGGCATCACCAAGCCGGCGCTCTACTACCACTTCGACTCCCGCGAAGAGCTGATCCGCAGCATCCTGCAGCCGTTGATCGACGACGGCGAGGCCTTCGTGACCGCCCACGAGAAGCGCCGCGGCCCCAAGCGCGCCTCACCGCGGGAACTGCTCGAGGGCTTTTTCGACTACCACTACAAGCACCGCGCCGACCTGGTGCTGGTGGTGTCCGAACTGACCGCGCTCAGCGAGCTCGGCCTCGTCGACCGGATGTTGGCGTGGCGGGAACGGCTGACCCGGCTGCTGTTCGGCGCCAGGCCCACACTCGAGCAGTCCACCCGCGCGATCATCGCGCTCGGCGGTCTGCAGGACTGCTGTCTGCAGTTCCCCGACGCCGACCGCGACCAGCTGCGGCGTGCCACCGTCGACGGCGCGATGGCCGCGTTGGGGTTGTGA
- a CDS encoding acetyl-CoA C-acetyltransferase: protein MSEEAFIYEAIRTPRGKNKNGALNEVKPVNLVVGLIEEIRSRYPDLDETLISDVILGCVSPVGDQGGDIARTAALVAKLPETTGGFQLNRFCASGLEAVNTAAQKVRSGWDDLVLAGGVESMSRVPMGSDGGAWASDPETNYRIGFVPQGIGADLIATIEGFDRDDVDRYALRSQEKAAAAWSGGYFAKSVVPVKDQNGLVILDHDEHMRPDTTLEGLGKLKTAFDGIGAMGGFDDVALQKYHYVEKINHVHTGGNSSGIVDGAALVLVGSEKAGTSQGLTPRARIVATATSGADPVIMLTGPTPATKKVLDRAGLTVDDIDLFELNEAFASVVLKFQKDLNIPDEKLNVNGGAIAMGHPLGATGAMITGTMVDELERRGARRALITLCIGGGMGVATIIERV, encoded by the coding sequence ATGTCCGAAGAAGCCTTCATCTACGAGGCCATTCGCACGCCTCGCGGTAAGAACAAGAACGGCGCCCTCAACGAGGTCAAGCCGGTCAACCTGGTCGTCGGCCTGATCGAAGAGATTCGCAGCCGCTACCCCGACCTGGACGAGACGCTGATCAGCGACGTCATCCTCGGCTGCGTGTCACCCGTCGGCGACCAGGGCGGCGACATCGCCCGCACCGCGGCGCTGGTGGCCAAGCTGCCCGAGACCACCGGCGGCTTCCAGCTCAACCGGTTCTGCGCATCCGGCCTCGAGGCCGTCAACACCGCGGCGCAGAAGGTCCGCTCCGGCTGGGACGACCTGGTGCTCGCCGGCGGCGTCGAGTCGATGAGCCGCGTGCCGATGGGATCGGACGGCGGCGCATGGGCCAGCGACCCCGAGACCAACTACCGCATCGGCTTCGTCCCGCAGGGCATCGGTGCCGACCTGATCGCGACCATCGAGGGCTTTGACCGCGACGACGTCGACCGCTACGCGCTGCGCAGCCAGGAGAAGGCGGCCGCGGCGTGGTCGGGCGGCTACTTCGCCAAGTCGGTCGTGCCCGTGAAGGACCAGAACGGTCTGGTCATCCTGGACCACGACGAGCACATGCGCCCCGACACCACGCTCGAAGGCCTGGGCAAGCTGAAGACCGCGTTCGACGGCATCGGCGCGATGGGTGGCTTCGACGATGTGGCGCTGCAGAAGTACCACTACGTCGAGAAGATCAACCACGTCCACACCGGCGGCAACAGTTCGGGCATCGTCGACGGCGCCGCGCTGGTGCTGGTCGGGTCCGAGAAGGCCGGCACCTCGCAGGGGCTGACCCCGCGGGCGCGCATCGTCGCGACCGCCACCTCCGGTGCCGACCCGGTCATCATGCTGACCGGCCCGACGCCTGCGACCAAGAAGGTGCTCGACCGCGCCGGCCTGACGGTCGACGACATCGACCTGTTCGAGCTGAACGAGGCGTTCGCGTCGGTGGTGCTGAAGTTCCAGAAGGACCTGAACATTCCCGACGAGAAGCTCAACGTCAACGGTGGCGCCATCGCGATGGGTCACCCGCTGGGCGCCACCGGCGCCATGATCACCGGAACCATGGTCGACGAGCTCGAGCGTCGGGGCGCGCGGCGTGCGCTGATCACGCTGTGCATCGGCGGCGGCATGGGCGTGGCCACCATCATCGAGCGCGTTTAG
- a CDS encoding class I adenylate-forming enzyme family protein, translated as MAESFTETFAAGLAGYGSNPCIEFDRRWYSGDEIAAYGTAIADALRAAGVDDDAPVGLVVRNRLPHAAAIIGFLAAGRTVSMIYSFQSPEAIARDIETLRLSAVVADAEDWSPPVVDAAARTGSAGLAISLQPPIVAPVPGLAHRDAAQTHAAAEPGVALQILTSGTTGPPKRQSIKTPVLQRTVFSVTSGEAAPADAPPELAYWQFGGIGVCQLIAGIYNGRRVAMLERFSVDDYVDMIRRHRIKRSGVQPAVIRMLLDADVAKEDLASLDFLISASGPLDPETHDEFESKYGIPIVLAYGATEFAGSLCAWTPDLQREFGTAKRHSVGRALPDVELRIVDPDTGTQLAAGAQGLLEAKVAPIGPDWIRTTDIASIDTDGFVTLHGRADGAINRGGFKIMPETVRRVLISHPAVRDACVVGVPDARLGQVPFAAIEVSAGVPAPSADELADLVRRSLPVYNVPVAFTVVEELPRNPALKVSLPAVAALYDAG; from the coding sequence GTGGCCGAAAGCTTTACCGAAACATTCGCGGCGGGACTGGCCGGTTACGGCTCGAACCCCTGCATCGAATTCGACCGCCGGTGGTACAGCGGCGACGAGATAGCCGCCTACGGCACCGCGATCGCCGACGCCCTGCGGGCCGCCGGTGTCGACGACGACGCGCCCGTCGGGCTGGTGGTCCGCAACCGGCTGCCGCACGCCGCCGCGATCATCGGCTTTCTCGCCGCCGGACGCACGGTGTCGATGATCTACTCGTTCCAGTCGCCGGAGGCCATCGCCCGCGACATCGAGACGCTGCGGCTGTCGGCCGTCGTCGCCGACGCCGAGGACTGGTCCCCGCCCGTCGTCGACGCCGCCGCGCGCACGGGCAGCGCGGGCCTGGCGATCTCGTTGCAGCCGCCGATCGTCGCCCCCGTGCCGGGCCTGGCGCACCGCGACGCCGCCCAGACGCACGCGGCGGCCGAACCCGGTGTGGCGCTACAGATCCTGACCAGCGGCACCACCGGCCCGCCGAAGCGACAGTCGATCAAGACGCCCGTGCTGCAGCGCACCGTCTTCAGCGTCACCAGCGGTGAGGCTGCCCCCGCCGACGCCCCGCCCGAACTGGCGTACTGGCAGTTCGGCGGTATCGGTGTGTGCCAGCTGATCGCCGGCATCTACAACGGCCGCCGCGTCGCGATGCTGGAGCGGTTCAGCGTGGACGACTACGTCGACATGATCCGGCGCCACCGCATCAAGCGCTCGGGAGTGCAACCCGCGGTCATCCGGATGCTGCTCGACGCCGACGTCGCCAAGGAGGACCTCGCGTCGCTCGACTTCCTGATCAGCGCCTCGGGCCCGTTGGACCCCGAGACCCACGACGAGTTCGAGTCCAAGTACGGCATCCCGATCGTGTTGGCCTACGGCGCAACGGAATTCGCCGGTTCGCTGTGCGCGTGGACCCCGGATCTGCAGCGTGAGTTCGGCACGGCCAAACGGCACAGCGTCGGCCGCGCCCTGCCCGACGTCGAGCTGCGCATCGTCGACCCCGACACCGGTACACAGCTCGCGGCCGGCGCGCAGGGCCTGCTCGAGGCGAAGGTCGCGCCCATCGGACCGGACTGGATCCGCACCACCGACATCGCGTCCATCGACACCGACGGCTTCGTCACGCTGCACGGCAGGGCCGACGGTGCGATCAACCGCGGCGGTTTCAAGATCATGCCGGAAACGGTTCGGCGCGTGCTGATCTCGCATCCGGCGGTGCGCGACGCCTGTGTCGTCGGGGTGCCCGACGCCCGGCTGGGTCAAGTGCCGTTCGCGGCCATCGAGGTGTCGGCGGGCGTACCGGCACCCAGCGCCGACGAGCTCGCCGATCTGGTCCGCCGGTCGCTGCCGGTGTACAACGTGCCCGTGGCGTTCACCGTCGTCGAGGAACTGCCGCGCAACCCGGCGCTGAAGGTGAGCCTGCCCGCGGTGGCGGCGCTCTACGACGCCGGCTGA
- the urtA gene encoding urea ABC transporter substrate-binding protein → MTAATAALLAITLLTAGCGSRAGDTESASGQQGCADTSGDTVKVGAINSLSGGLAVSESVIRDAIVLAVEQVNAAGGVLGKQLTLVGEDGASEPTVFAEKAQKLVQSDCVAVVFGGYTSASRKAMLPVFEDANALLYYGQQYEGLEDSPNIFYTGATTNQQIIPALDYLKEQGVTSLYLVGSDYVFPRTSNAIVKAYAQANGIEIKGEDYTPLGSTDFSTIVNKIRSAGADAVFNVVVGDSLVAFFREYKNSGLTPEQMPVMSMCVGEEEVRSIGAATLTGQLSSWNYYQTLDSPANTKFVADFKARFGAERVTSDPMESAYAAVLLWKASVEKANSFGVPDIQKVAGGVRVDAPEGKVTIDGENHHVTKTARIGRVGPDGLIYQVWASPQPIEPDPYLRSYPWAAGITG, encoded by the coding sequence ATGACGGCAGCCACGGCTGCGCTACTGGCGATCACACTTCTCACCGCAGGCTGCGGCAGCAGGGCCGGCGACACCGAGTCGGCGAGCGGCCAGCAAGGCTGCGCCGACACCTCCGGCGACACGGTCAAGGTCGGGGCGATCAACTCCCTGTCCGGCGGCCTGGCGGTCAGCGAATCGGTGATCCGGGACGCGATCGTGCTGGCGGTCGAACAGGTCAACGCCGCGGGCGGGGTGCTCGGCAAACAGCTCACCCTGGTCGGCGAGGACGGCGCATCGGAGCCGACGGTGTTCGCTGAGAAGGCGCAGAAGCTGGTCCAATCCGATTGTGTCGCGGTTGTTTTCGGTGGATACACGTCGGCGAGCCGCAAGGCGATGCTGCCGGTGTTCGAGGACGCCAACGCCCTGCTCTACTACGGCCAGCAGTACGAGGGTCTCGAGGACTCGCCCAACATCTTCTACACCGGCGCCACCACTAACCAGCAGATCATCCCGGCCTTGGACTACCTCAAGGAGCAGGGCGTCACATCGCTCTACCTGGTCGGCAGCGATTACGTGTTCCCGCGCACCTCCAACGCGATCGTCAAGGCGTACGCACAGGCCAACGGCATCGAGATCAAAGGCGAGGACTACACCCCGCTGGGCAGCACCGACTTCTCGACGATCGTCAACAAGATCCGCAGCGCGGGCGCCGACGCGGTGTTCAACGTGGTGGTGGGTGACTCGCTGGTCGCGTTCTTCCGCGAGTACAAGAACTCCGGCCTGACGCCCGAACAGATGCCGGTGATGTCGATGTGTGTCGGTGAGGAGGAGGTCCGCAGCATCGGCGCCGCCACCCTGACCGGGCAACTGTCGTCGTGGAACTACTACCAGACCCTGGACTCCCCCGCGAACACGAAGTTCGTCGCCGACTTCAAGGCGCGGTTCGGCGCCGAGCGGGTGACATCGGATCCGATGGAGTCGGCATACGCGGCCGTGCTGTTGTGGAAAGCCAGTGTGGAGAAGGCGAATTCGTTCGGCGTGCCGGACATCCAAAAGGTCGCGGGCGGCGTCAGAGTCGACGCGCCCGAGGGCAAGGTCACGATCGACGGCGAGAATCACCACGTCACCAAGACGGCGCGGATCGGCCGGGTGGGTCCCGACGGGCTGATCTACCAGGTGTGGGCGTCCCCGCAGCCGATCGAGCCGGATCCGTACCTGCGCAGCTACCCGTGGGCGGCGGGGATCACGGGCTGA
- a CDS encoding 3-hydroxyacyl-CoA dehydrogenase NAD-binding domain-containing protein translates to MSTENTIQWDKDADGIVTLTLDDPTGSANVMNEHYKESMHNAVERLVAEKDSITGVVITSAKKTFFAGGDLKGMMTVGPDNAAEAFEEVEGIKADLRKLETLGKPVVAAINGAALGGGLEIALACHHRIAADVKGSVIGLPEVTLGLLPGGGGVTRTVRMFGIQKAFMEVLSQGTRFKPAKAKDTGLVDELVGSIEELVPAAKAWIKANPDSHTQPWDAKGYKMPGGTPTSPGLASILPSFPALLKKQLKGAPMPAPRAILDAAVEGAQVDFDTASRIESRYFTSLVTGQTAKNMIQAFFLDLQAINGGASRPDGIEPVKINKIGVLGAGMMGAGIAYVSAKAGFDVVLKDVSLEAAQKGKGYSEKLEAKALERGRTTEEKSKALLDRITPTGDPQDLAGVDFVIEAVFEDQDLKHKVFQEIEDIVEPNALLGSNTSTLPITGLATGVKRQEDFIGIHFFSPVDKMPLVEIIKGEKTSDEALARVFDYTLAIGKTPIVVNDSRGFFTSRVIGTFVNEALAMLGEGVEPASIEAAGAQAGYPAAPLQLSDELNLELMHKIAVATRKGVESTGGTYEPHPAEAVVEKMIEIGRPSRLKGAGFYEYADGKRVGLWPGLRETFNSGSAQIPLQDMIDRMLFAEALETQKCLDEGVLTSTADANIGSIMGIGFPPYTGGSAQFIVGYQGELGVGKEAFVARAKQLAERYGDRFNPPASLT, encoded by the coding sequence ATGAGCACCGAGAACACCATTCAGTGGGACAAGGATGCCGACGGCATCGTCACCCTGACGCTGGACGACCCGACCGGTTCGGCCAACGTGATGAACGAGCACTACAAGGAATCCATGCACAACGCGGTGGAACGCCTTGTCGCCGAGAAGGATTCGATCACCGGCGTCGTGATCACCAGCGCGAAGAAGACCTTCTTCGCCGGCGGTGACCTCAAGGGCATGATGACCGTCGGCCCCGACAACGCCGCCGAGGCGTTCGAAGAGGTCGAGGGCATCAAGGCCGACCTGCGCAAGCTCGAGACGCTGGGCAAGCCGGTGGTGGCCGCCATCAACGGCGCCGCGCTCGGCGGCGGCCTGGAGATCGCGTTGGCGTGTCACCACCGCATCGCCGCCGACGTCAAGGGCAGCGTCATCGGCCTGCCCGAGGTCACGCTGGGCCTGCTGCCCGGTGGCGGCGGCGTCACCCGCACGGTGCGCATGTTCGGCATCCAGAAGGCGTTCATGGAGGTCCTCTCGCAGGGCACCCGCTTCAAGCCGGCCAAGGCCAAGGACACCGGATTGGTCGACGAACTCGTCGGCAGCATCGAGGAATTGGTGCCCGCCGCCAAGGCATGGATCAAGGCCAACCCCGACTCGCACACCCAGCCTTGGGATGCCAAGGGCTACAAGATGCCCGGCGGCACCCCGACCAGCCCTGGCTTGGCGAGCATCCTGCCGTCGTTCCCGGCGCTGCTGAAGAAGCAGCTCAAGGGTGCGCCGATGCCGGCGCCGCGTGCGATCCTCGACGCGGCCGTCGAGGGTGCGCAGGTCGACTTCGACACCGCCAGCCGCATCGAGAGCCGCTACTTCACGTCTCTGGTCACCGGCCAGACGGCCAAGAACATGATCCAGGCGTTCTTCTTGGACCTGCAGGCCATCAACGGCGGCGCCAGCCGGCCCGACGGCATCGAGCCGGTGAAGATCAACAAGATCGGCGTGCTGGGCGCGGGCATGATGGGCGCCGGCATCGCGTACGTGTCGGCCAAGGCCGGCTTCGATGTGGTGCTCAAGGACGTGTCGCTCGAGGCCGCGCAGAAGGGCAAGGGCTACTCGGAGAAGCTCGAGGCCAAGGCGCTCGAGCGGGGGCGCACCACCGAGGAGAAGTCCAAGGCGCTGCTCGATCGCATCACGCCGACCGGTGACCCGCAGGACCTCGCGGGCGTGGACTTCGTCATCGAGGCGGTGTTCGAGGACCAGGACCTCAAGCACAAGGTCTTCCAGGAGATCGAAGACATCGTCGAGCCGAACGCGCTGCTGGGCTCCAACACCTCCACGCTGCCGATCACCGGTCTGGCGACCGGCGTGAAGCGCCAGGAGGACTTCATCGGGATCCACTTCTTCAGCCCCGTCGACAAGATGCCGCTGGTGGAGATCATCAAGGGCGAGAAGACCTCTGACGAGGCGCTGGCCCGGGTGTTCGACTACACGCTGGCGATCGGTAAGACCCCGATCGTGGTGAACGACAGCCGCGGCTTCTTCACCAGCCGCGTGATCGGCACCTTCGTCAACGAGGCGCTCGCGATGCTCGGCGAGGGTGTGGAACCGGCGTCGATCGAGGCGGCGGGCGCGCAGGCCGGTTACCCGGCGGCGCCGCTGCAGCTGTCCGACGAGCTCAACCTCGAGCTCATGCACAAGATCGCCGTCGCCACCCGCAAGGGTGTCGAGTCGACGGGCGGCACCTACGAGCCGCACCCGGCCGAGGCGGTCGTCGAGAAGATGATCGAGATCGGCCGCCCGTCGCGGCTCAAGGGCGCCGGCTTCTACGAGTACGCCGACGGCAAGCGGGTCGGGCTGTGGCCGGGCCTGCGGGAGACCTTCAACTCGGGCAGCGCGCAGATTCCGTTGCAGGACATGATCGATCGGATGCTGTTCGCCGAGGCGCTCGAGACGCAGAAGTGCCTCGACGAAGGCGTGCTCACCTCGACCGCCGACGCGAACATCGGCTCGATCATGGGCATCGGCTTCCCGCCGTACACCGGTGGCTCGGCGCAGTTCATCGTCGGCTACCAGGGCGAGCTGGGTGTGGGCAAGGAGGCGTTCGTCGCGCGGGCCAAGCAGTTGGCCGAGCGCTACGGCGACCGCTTCAACCCGCCGGCGTCGCTGACGTAA
- a CDS encoding oxidoreductase yields MAFRFDLDASLLKPVQVGDTLAANRIFMAPLTRSRAQRDATPSELAARYYAQRAAAGIIVSEATAVSADANGAYLNTPGIYTDRHQDAWRAVADAVHAARGRMFLQLWHVGRMGHPDISGRVPVAPSAVAADLAARTPEGPKPLPVPRALRTPEIATIVDDFRRAARRAIDAGMDGVEIHSANGYLLHQFLSDVANRRTDHYGGSAANRARLTAEVVEAVVDEVGGGRVGLRISPGNTAGGMSEIDEVGAYEALLNRIAPLGIAYLHLSIAPTDPTFGVIRALWPDTLVLNALGVAETDFCALESFAEWGAVSAVAVGRAFLANPDLIDRLILGADLNEPDPATFYASGPAGYVDYPTLADIPSRAVAN; encoded by the coding sequence GTGGCTTTCCGATTCGATCTCGACGCGTCATTGCTCAAGCCGGTGCAGGTGGGTGACACCCTCGCCGCCAACCGCATCTTCATGGCGCCGCTGACCCGCTCACGCGCCCAGCGCGACGCGACACCGTCGGAGCTGGCCGCGCGCTACTACGCGCAGCGGGCGGCGGCCGGGATCATCGTCTCCGAGGCGACCGCGGTCTCGGCCGACGCCAACGGCGCCTACCTGAACACCCCCGGCATCTACACCGACCGCCACCAGGACGCGTGGCGCGCCGTCGCCGACGCGGTGCACGCCGCGCGCGGCCGGATGTTCCTGCAGCTGTGGCATGTCGGGCGGATGGGCCACCCGGACATCAGCGGGCGGGTGCCCGTCGCACCCTCGGCCGTCGCCGCGGATCTCGCCGCTCGCACCCCCGAGGGCCCGAAGCCGCTGCCGGTGCCGCGGGCGCTGCGCACGCCCGAGATCGCGACCATCGTCGACGACTTCCGACGCGCCGCCCGGCGGGCGATCGACGCGGGCATGGACGGTGTCGAGATCCACTCGGCCAACGGCTACCTGCTGCACCAGTTCCTGTCCGATGTGGCGAACCGGCGCACCGACCACTACGGCGGCTCGGCGGCCAACCGCGCCCGGCTGACCGCCGAGGTCGTCGAGGCGGTCGTCGACGAGGTCGGCGGCGGCCGCGTCGGCCTGCGGATCTCACCCGGAAACACCGCAGGCGGCATGTCGGAGATCGACGAGGTCGGCGCGTACGAGGCGCTGCTGAACCGGATCGCGCCGCTGGGCATCGCCTATCTGCACCTGTCGATCGCCCCGACCGATCCGACGTTCGGGGTCATCCGCGCGCTGTGGCCGGACACGCTGGTGCTCAACGCGCTCGGTGTCGCCGAAACGGACTTCTGCGCGCTGGAGAGCTTCGCCGAGTGGGGCGCGGTCAGCGCGGTGGCCGTCGGGCGCGCGTTCCTGGCCAACCCCGACCTCATCGACCGGCTGATCCTGGGCGCCGACCTCAACGAGCCCGACCCCGCGACGTTCTACGCCTCGGGGCCCGCCGGTTACGTCGACTATCCGACGCTGGCGGACATCCCTTCGCGAGCAGTCGCGAACTGA